The Humulus lupulus chromosome 3, drHumLupu1.1, whole genome shotgun sequence genome window below encodes:
- the LOC133822838 gene encoding basic leucine zipper 43-like, which translates to MLPGEFTELYYLPVSPDHHQNPILPVLPNFNNTMITNSTCTSNMDPVFHLNSSFLNTNLPHYPPPQTTSSTLSNNSTSDEAEENYNNIHSPHDHEQMRIIDERRQRRMISNRESARRSRMRKQKHLDELWSQVVRLRTENHSLIDKLNHVSESHDRVLQENSRLKEEASDLRQMLTALQIGSPYNAAVLRTTIHDDDDDDDDGVDADDHDRDLEDMVDNIDRSHRNHNHHHNEINLPCNAAHLRAGTSSTNIATSVDLLH; encoded by the coding sequence ATGCTTCCAGGCGAGTTCACAGAACTCTACTACCTCCCAGTCTCACCTGATCATCATCAAAACCCTATCCTCCCCGTACTTCCAAACTTCAACAACACGATGATCACTAACTCTACTTGTACGTCTAACATGGACCCAGTTTTCCATCTCAACTCATCATTCTTGAACACCAATTTACCACACTACCCTCCCCCTCAAACGACGTCGTCCACTCTCAGCAACAACTCCACCTCCGACGAAGCTGAGGAGAACTATAACAATATTCACAGTCCTCATGATCACGAGCAGATGAGGATCATCGACGAGCGCCGCCAGCGGCGGATGATATCCAACCGGGAGTCGGCTCGGCGCTCCAGGATGAGGAAGCAGAAGCACCTCGACGAGCTCTGGTCCCAGGTGGTCCGTCTCCGCACCGAGAACCACAGCCTAATCGACAAGCTGAACCACGTCTCTGAGTCCCACGACCGGGTTTTACAGGAGAACTCTCGTCTCAAAGAAGAAGCCTCTGACCTTCGTCAAATGTTGACTGCCCTCCAGATCGGAAGTCCCTATAACGCCGCCGTTTTGAGAACTACTATTCATGATgacgacgacgacgacgacgaTGGTGTTGATGCCGATGATCATGATCGTGATCTTGAGGATATGGTGGATAATATTGATCGTAGTCACCGTAATCACAATCACCATCACAATGAGATTAATCTTCCCTGCAACGCGGCTCATCTTAGAGCTGGGACCTC